In the Streptomyces sp. BHT-5-2 genome, one interval contains:
- a CDS encoding aryl-sulfate sulfotransferase has translation MTSGLTAVDQNTRRRRGTGLIALDADAAHDGYTLYAPLTGGGQVLLIDLNGTVVHRWRLPHRPGRHARILPNGNLAYNAALPDQDALFPMWHKYRGGLMQEIAPDGTVLRSFTDPLQHHDAHHLGDGRILYSALEPLTGDRAAAVRGGVPGSAPNGTVHADTLREVDADGRLLWSWRAADHLDPDAYALHPAYSREHWPLINSVQPLADGNILASLRSTSAVIVISRATGEVLWRTEPGLVAQQHHPTELPDGNLLIFDNGVFRPGCDVPYSRVIEVARATGAIVWEYHDPAREAFFAPFMGSAQRLPNGNTLVTDSPAGRLFEVTAEGRVCWEYVVPEFGAYREPEVGELFPSQNNAVFRAYRYAAGELPWLPRRA, from the coding sequence ATGACCTCCGGCCTGACCGCAGTCGATCAAAACACACGCCGCCGCCGCGGCACCGGCCTGATCGCGCTCGACGCCGACGCCGCCCACGACGGCTACACGCTCTACGCCCCGCTCACCGGCGGCGGCCAGGTCCTGCTGATCGACCTGAACGGCACCGTCGTCCACCGCTGGCGACTGCCGCACCGCCCCGGCCGGCACGCCCGCATCCTCCCCAACGGCAACCTCGCCTACAACGCCGCCCTCCCCGACCAGGACGCGCTCTTCCCCATGTGGCACAAGTACCGCGGCGGGCTGATGCAGGAGATCGCCCCCGACGGCACGGTGCTGCGGTCCTTCACCGACCCGCTCCAGCACCACGACGCCCATCACCTCGGCGACGGGCGGATCCTCTACTCCGCGCTGGAGCCGCTGACCGGCGACCGGGCCGCGGCGGTCCGCGGCGGCGTCCCGGGCTCCGCACCGAACGGCACGGTCCACGCCGACACCCTGCGCGAAGTCGACGCGGACGGGCGGCTGTTGTGGTCCTGGCGCGCCGCCGACCACCTCGACCCGGACGCCTATGCGCTGCACCCCGCCTACTCCCGCGAGCACTGGCCGCTGATCAACTCCGTGCAGCCGCTGGCCGACGGCAACATCCTGGCCAGTCTGCGCAGCACCTCGGCGGTGATCGTCATCAGCCGGGCGACCGGCGAGGTCCTGTGGCGGACCGAGCCCGGGCTGGTCGCCCAGCAGCACCATCCCACCGAACTGCCCGACGGCAACCTCCTGATCTTCGACAACGGCGTCTTCCGGCCCGGCTGCGACGTCCCCTACTCCCGCGTCATCGAGGTGGCACGGGCCACCGGCGCGATCGTCTGGGAGTACCACGACCCGGCCCGGGAGGCGTTCTTCGCGCCCTTCATGGGCAGCGCCCAGCGGCTGCCCAACGGCAACACCCTGGTCACGGACTCCCCCGCCGGCCGGCTCTTCGAGGTCACCGCCGAGGGCCGGGTGTGCTGGGAGTACGTCGTCCCGGAGTTCGGCGCGTACCGGGAGCCGGAGGTCGGCGAGCTGTTCCCCAGCCAGAACAACGCGGTCTTCCGCGCCTACCGCTACGCCGCCGGGGAACTCCCCTGGCTGCCGCGGCGGGCGTGA
- a CDS encoding uracil-xanthine permease family protein: protein MAVPAPVVAPVDARVPPSRLLPLAVQHVLAMIAAPISTVFLLAGGLRLPPARTAALLSATLVLCGAGALLQSFGVLRIGARLPFMMLPGGAAAAIFLQIAREHGAATASGAVLLAAALLLAVLPLYGRIVRYFPPLVMGSTVLVIGIDMVATTAPMAAAGSVPALVTVAATALGLLLLRGVRRQLSVLLGMAVGSAAAALAGTPFRAVPGDGVLALPRLLPYGAPHFDLLAALPLLVFALASLAEATGQTVLNSEAVGRTPQPSRDVPRTARADAVASLAAGLFGGTTMVTSAENIGIVRLTGVRSRSVTAAAGALLVACGLLAPVARLVAALPVPVVGGAALVIYAVIAAMGVDMLRRTDLADRAASTVVALTLLAGLLPVLAPRLYAPLPGWAHALLGSGVPAAALTAAVLTALLHRLAAHHPAPAPTGAN, encoded by the coding sequence ATGGCCGTCCCCGCGCCCGTCGTCGCACCGGTCGACGCACGGGTTCCCCCGTCCCGGCTGCTGCCGCTCGCCGTCCAGCACGTCCTGGCGATGATCGCCGCCCCGATCTCCACCGTCTTCCTGCTGGCCGGCGGACTGCGGCTGCCGCCCGCGCGCACCGCCGCCCTGCTGAGCGCCACGCTCGTGCTGTGCGGGGCCGGGGCGCTGCTGCAGTCCTTCGGGGTGCTGCGGATCGGCGCCCGGCTGCCGTTCATGATGCTGCCCGGCGGCGCGGCGGCCGCGATCTTCCTGCAGATCGCCCGCGAGCACGGCGCGGCCACCGCCTCCGGCGCGGTACTGCTCGCGGCCGCGCTGCTGCTGGCCGTACTGCCGCTGTACGGGCGGATCGTACGGTACTTCCCACCGCTGGTGATGGGCTCGACGGTGCTGGTCATCGGCATCGACATGGTCGCCACGACGGCCCCGATGGCGGCCGCCGGCAGCGTCCCGGCGCTGGTCACCGTCGCCGCCACCGCGCTGGGCCTTCTGCTGCTGCGCGGCGTCCGGCGGCAGCTGTCGGTCCTGCTGGGCATGGCGGTGGGCTCCGCCGCCGCGGCCCTGGCCGGCACCCCGTTCCGCGCCGTACCGGGCGACGGGGTGCTGGCCCTGCCCCGCCTCCTCCCCTACGGCGCACCGCACTTCGACCTGCTCGCCGCGCTCCCGCTGCTGGTCTTCGCGCTCGCCTCGCTGGCCGAGGCGACCGGTCAGACGGTGCTCAACAGCGAGGCGGTGGGCCGGACCCCGCAACCGTCCCGCGACGTGCCGCGCACCGCCCGCGCGGACGCGGTGGCCTCGCTCGCCGCCGGGCTGTTCGGCGGCACGACCATGGTGACCAGTGCGGAGAACATCGGCATCGTCCGACTCACCGGCGTACGCAGCCGCTCGGTGACCGCGGCCGCCGGGGCGCTGCTGGTGGCCTGCGGGCTGCTGGCCCCGGTCGCCCGGCTGGTGGCGGCGCTCCCGGTGCCGGTCGTCGGCGGGGCCGCCCTGGTGATCTACGCGGTGATCGCCGCCATGGGCGTCGACATGCTGCGCCGTACCGACCTCGCCGACCGCGCCGCCTCCACCGTCGTCGCCCTCACCCTCCTCGCCGGCCTGCTCCCGGTGCTGGCCCCGCGGCTCTACGCGCCCCTGCCCGGCTGGGCGCACGCCCTCCTCGGCAGCGGCGTACCGGCCGCGGCCCTGACCGCCGCCGTGCTCACGGCGCTCCTCCACCGCCTGGCCGCGCACCACCCGGCGCCGGCCCCGACCGGCGCGAACTGA
- a CDS encoding LysR family transcriptional regulator has product MSGESNGRSERAAGSGGPLHHRVPDLGAMELLLAVARLGSLGRAARALGITQPAASSRIRAMEQQLGVALVERSPRGSRLTDAGALVTDWARRVVEAAEEFDAGAQALRGRRDSRLRVSASMTIAEYLLPGWLIALRAQRPGTAVSLLAGNTTAVAARLLAGEADLGFVEGLDVPQGLDGAVIGHDRLIVVAAPSHPWTRRRTELTPAELAATPLILRERGSGTRQVLDAALADAGGLAEPLLELASTTAVKSAVVSEAAPTVLSELAVREELTARRLVEVPLRGLRLGRELRAVWPAGHRPAGPARDLLGLTRRTG; this is encoded by the coding sequence ATGAGCGGTGAGAGTAATGGGCGGTCGGAGCGGGCGGCGGGTTCCGGTGGGCCGCTGCACCACCGGGTGCCGGATCTCGGGGCGATGGAGCTGCTGCTGGCCGTCGCCCGGCTCGGCAGCCTGGGCCGGGCCGCCCGGGCGCTGGGCATCACCCAGCCCGCCGCCAGCAGCCGGATCCGGGCGATGGAGCAGCAGCTGGGGGTGGCGCTGGTCGAGCGGTCGCCGCGCGGTTCCCGGCTCACCGACGCCGGGGCGCTGGTCACCGACTGGGCGCGCCGGGTGGTGGAGGCCGCCGAGGAGTTCGACGCGGGCGCCCAGGCGCTGCGCGGGCGGCGCGACTCCCGGCTGCGGGTCTCGGCCAGCATGACCATCGCCGAGTACCTGCTGCCCGGCTGGCTGATCGCGCTGCGCGCCCAGCGTCCGGGGACGGCCGTGTCGCTGCTGGCGGGCAACACGACGGCGGTGGCCGCGCGGCTGCTGGCGGGCGAGGCGGACCTCGGCTTCGTGGAGGGGCTGGACGTCCCGCAGGGGCTGGACGGCGCGGTGATCGGGCACGACCGGCTGATCGTGGTGGCCGCCCCGTCCCACCCGTGGACCCGGCGGCGCACCGAGCTGACCCCCGCCGAGCTGGCCGCGACCCCGTTGATCCTGCGGGAGCGCGGTTCGGGCACCCGGCAGGTGCTGGACGCGGCGCTGGCCGACGCCGGCGGGCTGGCCGAGCCGCTGCTGGAGCTGGCCTCCACCACCGCGGTGAAGTCCGCGGTGGTCAGCGAGGCGGCCCCGACGGTGCTCAGCGAGCTGGCGGTCCGTGAGGAGCTGACCGCCCGCCGGCTGGTGGAGGTGCCGTTGCGCGGGCTGCGGCTGGGGCGTGAGCTGCGCGCGGTGTGGCCGGCCGGCCACCGTCCGGCGGGGCCGGCCCGGGATCTGCTGGGGTTGACGCGGCGTACGGGCTGA
- a CDS encoding TDT family transporter — translation MQTLVHAPAGTPATSGDAPGTGPSVRHLGPNWYAAVMGTAIVANAGATLPLSAPGLRPALRAVWVLSALMLLALMTARTVHWARHRDQARGHLLDPAVAPFYGCLSMALLAVGGGTLAVGRDLLGEPAAVAADAVLWTAGTLVGLAAAVGVPYLMVARHRITEGSASPVWLLPVVAPMVSAALGPALIPHLPAGQPREAMLLACYALFGMSLLATLAIVPMVLGRLFHHGPLPLALTPTLFLVLGPLGQSTTAVNNLADAAPGIVAPAYAHAMSAFAMLYGVPVMGFALLWLALAAAMVVRAVRHGMGFAMTWWAFTFPVGTCVTGATGLARHTGLLAFGWLAVALYVFLVTAVAVAGARTAHGLLRGTLLSPPRPSA, via the coding sequence ATGCAAACGCTCGTCCACGCCCCCGCCGGGACTCCCGCCACCAGCGGTGATGCCCCCGGCACCGGCCCTTCGGTCCGCCACCTCGGCCCCAACTGGTACGCCGCCGTCATGGGCACCGCGATCGTCGCCAACGCCGGCGCGACGCTGCCGCTGTCCGCCCCCGGCCTCCGCCCGGCGCTCCGCGCGGTGTGGGTGCTGTCCGCCCTGATGCTGCTCGCCCTGATGACGGCACGCACCGTCCACTGGGCCCGCCACCGCGACCAGGCCCGCGGCCATCTGCTCGACCCCGCCGTCGCCCCGTTCTACGGGTGCCTGTCGATGGCGCTGCTCGCGGTCGGCGGCGGCACCCTGGCGGTCGGCCGGGACCTCCTCGGCGAGCCCGCCGCGGTCGCCGCCGACGCGGTGCTGTGGACCGCCGGCACGCTGGTCGGTCTGGCCGCTGCCGTGGGCGTCCCGTATCTGATGGTGGCCCGGCACCGCATCACCGAGGGCAGCGCCTCACCGGTGTGGCTGCTGCCGGTGGTCGCCCCGATGGTCTCGGCGGCGCTCGGCCCCGCGCTGATTCCGCACCTGCCGGCCGGCCAGCCGCGCGAGGCCATGCTCCTGGCCTGCTACGCGCTGTTCGGGATGTCGCTGCTGGCGACCCTGGCCATCGTGCCGATGGTGCTCGGCCGGCTGTTCCACCACGGGCCGCTGCCGCTCGCCCTCACCCCGACCCTCTTCCTCGTCCTCGGCCCGCTCGGCCAGTCCACCACCGCCGTGAACAACCTCGCCGACGCCGCCCCCGGCATCGTCGCCCCCGCGTACGCACACGCCATGAGCGCCTTCGCGATGCTCTACGGCGTCCCCGTGATGGGCTTCGCCCTGCTGTGGCTGGCGCTGGCGGCGGCCATGGTGGTGCGCGCCGTCCGGCACGGCATGGGCTTCGCGATGACCTGGTGGGCCTTCACCTTCCCGGTCGGCACCTGCGTCACCGGTGCCACGGGCCTGGCCCGGCACACCGGCCTGCTCGCCTTCGGCTGGCTCGCGGTGGCGCTGTACGTGTTCCTGGTGACGGCCGTCGCGGTGGCTGGCGCCCGCACCGCCCACGGACTGCTGCGCGGCACCCTGCTCTCCCCGCCCCGGCCGTCGGCCTGA
- a CDS encoding helical backbone metal receptor gives MELWVVSLVPSLSEAVGVSAPGALVGATDWCSRPAGLDVVRVGGTKNPDVGRIVGLAPDLVVANEEENRAQDLDALRGAGLEVMVTEVRSVAQAFSELGRVLAGCGVARPGWLDAAEDAWRALPVRPPERAAVVPVWRRPWMVLGRDTFAGDVLARLGVRNVYAGHAERYPRIASAELDAVAADLVVLPDEPYRFTAEDGPEAFPRLPAALVSGRHLTWYGPSLVTAPGVLAAALDEAALLRTGGA, from the coding sequence ATGGAGTTGTGGGTGGTGTCGTTGGTGCCGTCGTTGAGTGAGGCGGTGGGGGTGAGTGCGCCGGGTGCGTTGGTGGGGGCGACGGACTGGTGCAGTCGGCCGGCGGGGCTCGACGTGGTGCGGGTCGGGGGGACGAAGAATCCCGATGTCGGGCGGATCGTGGGGCTGGCGCCGGATCTGGTGGTGGCCAACGAGGAGGAGAACCGGGCGCAGGATCTCGATGCGTTGCGGGGGGCCGGGCTGGAGGTCATGGTGACCGAGGTGCGGAGCGTGGCGCAGGCGTTTTCGGAGTTGGGGCGGGTGTTGGCCGGGTGCGGGGTGGCTCGGCCGGGGTGGTTGGACGCGGCGGAGGACGCCTGGCGGGCGTTGCCGGTGCGGCCGCCGGAGCGGGCCGCGGTGGTGCCGGTGTGGCGGCGGCCCTGGATGGTGCTGGGGCGGGACACCTTCGCCGGGGACGTGCTGGCCCGGCTGGGGGTGCGGAACGTCTACGCCGGCCATGCGGAGCGGTATCCGCGGATCGCGTCGGCGGAGCTCGACGCCGTCGCGGCGGACCTGGTCGTGCTGCCCGACGAGCCGTACCGCTTCACGGCGGAGGACGGGCCCGAGGCGTTTCCCCGGTTGCCCGCCGCGCTGGTCAGCGGGCGTCATCTGACGTGGTACGGGCCCTCGTTGGTGACGGCGCCGGGGGTGCTGGCGGCGGCGCTGGACGAGGCGGCGCTGCTCCGGACCGGCGGGGCGTGA
- a CDS encoding ABC transporter permease/substrate binding protein: protein MPRIQIGSWANDAVNWLRDNLDWLFNLLTTVLNGLYNAIHTVLAAPQPLLLAGILAVLAWWLRGLPAAVLTFLGFALIDSIEQWSPTIESLSLVLVACLITVVVAVPLGIWAARSRIVGGILRPVLDLMQTMPAMVYLIPGILFFGLGVVPGIVATIVFSMPPAVRMTELGIRQVDEELVEAAEAFGTHPRRTLLRVQLPLALPTIMAGVNQVIMLALSMVVIAGMVGGGGLGASVYNAISSVNVALGAEAGLAVVILAMYLDRMTGALNQRVSPLGRRALAKAQAALGRWKFLHWRPATSVAMVGIVVLALLAGGMRFMDNGGSGSGGGNGKPITLGYVNWDEGKATTYLWKEILEERGYKPKAQALEAGPLFAGQARGDIDVQTNAWLPVTHAEYWKKYKDKLEDLGTWYDKTSLEIAVPSYVKDVHTLDDLKGKSAEFGGRITGIEPGAGEMKILKDKVLPEYGLTGDYQVQESSTASMLSELDRAVHQKKPIAVTLWSPHWAYDKYQLTKLKDPKGAFGSGDGLHMLGRKGFAEDMPEVARWMKNFHLDEKQLTSLENAIKSAGEGHEQDGVRSWLKQHPGLVEKIAPSAHATYAKGADAGKAPGIGYPAWDEGIATAYLWKNVLEKRGYHPNLRNLDIGPMWTGLSSGQIDVETDAWLPVAQKQYWDKYQNDLTDVGAWYDKTSLEIAVPSYVKDVKSMDDLRAHKDEFKGRIVGIEPGTGEMQRLKSTVLPAYGLSDFEVTSAGTSAMLAELDRAYHKKEPIAVVLWSPHWAYSKYQLTKLADPKGTWGANNQIKTLGNKSFPKKFPEFHGWLKNWKMTPDELGSLEKDIQDAGKGNEDKGVEKWIDDHPGIVDKMAPVK from the coding sequence ATGCCTAGGATCCAGATAGGCAGCTGGGCGAACGACGCCGTCAACTGGCTGCGGGACAACCTCGACTGGCTGTTCAACCTCCTCACCACCGTCCTGAACGGCCTCTACAACGCCATCCACACCGTCCTCGCGGCCCCCCAACCGCTGCTCCTGGCCGGCATCCTGGCGGTGCTCGCCTGGTGGCTGCGCGGGCTGCCGGCCGCGGTGCTCACCTTCCTCGGCTTCGCGCTGATCGACTCCATCGAGCAGTGGAGCCCGACCATCGAGTCGCTCTCGCTGGTGCTGGTGGCCTGCCTGATCACCGTCGTGGTCGCGGTGCCGCTGGGCATCTGGGCGGCCCGCAGCCGGATCGTCGGCGGCATCCTGCGCCCGGTCCTGGACCTGATGCAGACCATGCCGGCGATGGTCTACCTCATCCCCGGCATCCTCTTCTTCGGCCTCGGTGTCGTCCCCGGCATCGTCGCCACCATCGTCTTCTCGATGCCGCCCGCGGTGCGGATGACCGAGCTGGGCATCCGGCAGGTGGACGAGGAACTCGTCGAGGCGGCCGAGGCGTTCGGCACCCACCCGCGGCGCACCCTGCTGCGGGTCCAACTGCCGCTGGCGCTGCCCACGATCATGGCCGGTGTCAACCAGGTCATCATGCTCGCGCTGTCCATGGTCGTGATCGCCGGCATGGTCGGCGGCGGCGGCCTCGGCGCGTCCGTCTACAACGCCATCAGCTCGGTCAACGTCGCGCTGGGCGCCGAGGCCGGCCTCGCCGTGGTCATCCTCGCGATGTACCTGGACCGGATGACCGGCGCGCTCAACCAGCGGGTCTCGCCGCTCGGCCGGCGGGCGTTGGCCAAGGCGCAGGCGGCGCTGGGACGTTGGAAGTTCCTGCACTGGCGGCCGGCGACCTCGGTGGCCATGGTCGGCATCGTCGTCCTGGCGCTGCTGGCCGGCGGGATGCGCTTCATGGACAACGGCGGCAGCGGCTCCGGCGGCGGCAACGGCAAGCCGATCACCCTGGGCTACGTCAACTGGGACGAGGGCAAGGCCACCACCTACCTCTGGAAGGAGATCCTGGAGGAGCGCGGCTACAAGCCCAAGGCCCAGGCCCTGGAGGCCGGCCCGCTCTTCGCCGGGCAGGCCCGCGGCGACATCGACGTCCAGACCAACGCCTGGCTGCCGGTCACCCACGCCGAGTACTGGAAGAAGTACAAGGACAAGCTGGAGGACCTCGGCACCTGGTACGACAAGACCTCGCTGGAGATCGCCGTCCCGTCGTACGTCAAGGACGTCCACACGCTCGACGATCTCAAGGGGAAGAGCGCCGAGTTCGGCGGCAGGATCACCGGCATCGAGCCGGGCGCCGGCGAGATGAAGATCCTCAAGGACAAGGTGCTGCCGGAGTACGGCCTGACCGGCGACTACCAGGTGCAGGAGTCCAGCACCGCCTCCATGTTGAGCGAGCTGGACCGCGCCGTCCACCAGAAGAAGCCGATCGCGGTCACGCTGTGGTCCCCGCACTGGGCGTACGACAAGTACCAGCTCACCAAGCTCAAGGACCCCAAGGGCGCCTTCGGTTCCGGCGACGGCCTGCACATGCTGGGCCGCAAGGGCTTCGCCGAGGACATGCCCGAGGTCGCCAGGTGGATGAAGAACTTCCACCTGGACGAGAAGCAGCTCACCAGCCTGGAGAACGCCATCAAGTCGGCCGGTGAGGGCCACGAGCAGGACGGCGTGCGCAGCTGGCTGAAGCAGCACCCCGGTCTCGTCGAGAAGATCGCCCCGTCCGCGCACGCCACCTACGCCAAGGGCGCGGACGCCGGCAAGGCACCCGGCATCGGCTACCCGGCGTGGGACGAGGGCATCGCCACCGCCTACCTGTGGAAGAACGTCCTGGAGAAGCGCGGCTACCACCCCAACCTGCGCAACCTCGACATCGGGCCGATGTGGACCGGCCTGTCCAGCGGCCAGATCGACGTGGAGACCGACGCCTGGCTGCCGGTCGCCCAGAAGCAGTACTGGGACAAGTACCAGAACGACCTCACCGACGTCGGCGCCTGGTACGACAAGACCTCGCTGGAGATCGCCGTCCCGTCGTACGTCAAGGACGTCAAGTCCATGGACGATCTGCGGGCCCACAAGGACGAGTTCAAGGGCAGGATCGTCGGCATCGAGCCGGGCACCGGTGAGATGCAGCGCCTGAAGAGCACCGTGCTGCCCGCCTACGGCCTGTCGGACTTCGAGGTCACCTCGGCCGGCACCAGCGCGATGCTCGCCGAGCTGGACCGGGCGTACCACAAGAAGGAGCCGATCGCGGTCGTCCTGTGGTCGCCGCACTGGGCGTACAGCAAGTACCAGCTCACCAAGCTCGCCGACCCCAAGGGCACCTGGGGCGCCAACAACCAGATCAAGACGCTCGGCAACAAGAGCTTCCCGAAGAAGTTCCCGGAGTTCCACGGCTGGCTGAAGAACTGGAAGATGACCCCCGACGAGCTCGGCAGCCTGGAGAAGGACATCCAGGACGCCGGAAAGGGCAACGAGGACAAGGGCGTCGAGAAGTGGATCGACGACCACCCGGGCATCGTGGACAAGATGGCGCCGGTGAAGTAG
- a CDS encoding glycine betaine/L-proline ABC transporter ATP-binding protein, whose amino-acid sequence MSRLQAEHLFKVFGRRPEDAVHRLQAGASRDELRAEGATAAVIDASIEVDEGQIFVVMGLSGSGKSTLLRMLNGLLEPTSGTVRFDGQDLTSLSDKELRAVRSRKISMVFQHFALFPHRSVLENAAYGLEVQGVPRAEREQRATQALELAGLKGWEKSWPDELSGGMQQRVGLARALATDADLLLMDESFSALDPLIRRDMQDQLLELQKTLKKTIVFITHDLNEAMRLGDRIAVMRDGRIVQTGSAEDILVRPANDYVASFIQDVDRSRVLTAGAVMAEVGTVLGMTGPDGAKLTTAAEFRAAAPATVGTGTPLVELFGACSASSVPVAVTDEGGELAGAVTAERLLAVLGEPGRPAAQAGAVPPPSGPASSGASTGSTGAADAAPHGRTEGTVAADA is encoded by the coding sequence GTGTCCAGGCTGCAAGCCGAGCACCTCTTCAAGGTGTTCGGCAGACGACCCGAGGACGCCGTCCACCGACTCCAGGCCGGCGCGAGCCGGGACGAACTGCGGGCCGAAGGCGCCACCGCCGCGGTGATCGACGCCTCCATCGAGGTGGACGAGGGCCAGATCTTCGTCGTCATGGGTCTGTCCGGATCCGGCAAGTCCACGCTGCTGCGCATGCTGAACGGGCTGCTGGAGCCGACCTCGGGCACCGTCCGCTTCGACGGCCAGGACCTCACCTCGCTCAGCGACAAGGAGCTGCGCGCCGTCCGCTCCCGGAAGATCTCCATGGTCTTCCAGCACTTCGCGCTCTTCCCGCACCGCAGCGTGCTGGAGAACGCCGCCTACGGCCTGGAGGTCCAGGGCGTGCCGCGCGCCGAGCGGGAGCAGCGTGCGACCCAGGCGCTGGAGCTCGCCGGGCTCAAGGGCTGGGAGAAGTCCTGGCCGGACGAGCTGTCCGGCGGTATGCAGCAGCGGGTCGGGCTGGCCCGCGCGCTGGCCACCGACGCCGATCTGCTGCTGATGGACGAGTCGTTCAGCGCGCTCGACCCGCTGATCCGCCGCGACATGCAGGACCAGCTGCTGGAGCTGCAGAAGACGCTGAAGAAGACCATCGTCTTCATCACCCACGACCTCAACGAGGCGATGCGGCTCGGCGACCGGATCGCGGTGATGCGCGACGGCCGGATCGTCCAGACCGGCAGCGCCGAGGACATCCTGGTACGGCCCGCCAACGACTACGTCGCCTCCTTCATCCAGGACGTCGATCGCAGCCGGGTGCTGACGGCCGGCGCGGTGATGGCCGAGGTCGGCACCGTGCTCGGGATGACCGGTCCGGACGGTGCGAAGCTCACCACCGCCGCCGAGTTCCGGGCCGCCGCGCCCGCCACCGTCGGCACCGGGACCCCGCTCGTGGAGCTGTTCGGCGCCTGCTCGGCCAGCTCCGTACCGGTCGCGGTGACCGACGAGGGCGGCGAACTGGCCGGCGCGGTCACCGCGGAGCGGCTGCTCGCCGTGCTGGGGGAGCCGGGCCGGCCGGCGGCGCAGGCCGGCGCGGTGCCGCCCCCGTCGGGCCCGGCATCCTCCGGTGCGAGCACCGGCTCCACCGGAGCGGCTGACGCCGCGCCCCATGGTCGGACCGAGGGGACGGTGGCCGCCGATGCCTAG
- a CDS encoding 5'-3' exonuclease, with amino-acid sequence MLLDTASLYFRAYFGVPESVRAPDGTPVNAVRGLLDFVARLVQDHHPDDLVACMDFDWRPQWRVDLIPSYKAHRVAEEAPAGSTAPDEEEIPDTLSPQVPVIEEVLDALGIARIGAAGYEADDVIGTLTARAKGPVDIVTGDRDLFQLVDDARGIRVLYPLKGVGTLQLTDGALLREKYGVDGPGYADLALLRGDPSDGLPGVPGIGEKTAAKLLDAYGDLAGVVAAAQDPASRITPAQRKRIVEAGPYLAVAPKVVRVATDVPVPDVDLALPDEPADPERLEALAARWGLGGALQRLLITLAR; translated from the coding sequence ATGCTCCTCGACACCGCCTCCCTCTACTTCCGCGCCTACTTCGGGGTACCGGAATCGGTCAGAGCCCCGGACGGCACCCCGGTGAACGCGGTGCGCGGCCTGCTGGACTTCGTCGCCCGGCTCGTCCAGGACCACCACCCCGACGACCTCGTCGCCTGTATGGACTTCGACTGGCGCCCCCAGTGGCGGGTCGACCTGATCCCCTCCTACAAGGCACACCGGGTCGCCGAGGAGGCCCCCGCCGGCTCGACCGCTCCCGACGAGGAAGAGATCCCGGACACCCTCTCCCCGCAGGTCCCGGTGATCGAGGAGGTGCTGGACGCGCTGGGCATCGCCCGGATCGGCGCCGCGGGCTACGAGGCCGACGACGTCATCGGCACCCTGACCGCGCGGGCCAAGGGGCCGGTCGACATCGTCACCGGCGACCGCGACCTCTTCCAGCTCGTCGACGACGCCCGCGGCATCCGCGTGCTCTATCCGCTCAAGGGCGTCGGCACCCTCCAACTCACCGACGGGGCGCTGCTGCGCGAGAAGTACGGCGTGGACGGCCCGGGGTACGCGGATCTGGCGCTGCTGCGCGGCGACCCCAGCGACGGCCTGCCGGGCGTCCCGGGCATCGGCGAGAAGACCGCCGCCAAGCTGCTGGACGCCTACGGCGACCTGGCCGGCGTCGTGGCCGCCGCCCAGGACCCGGCCTCGCGGATCACCCCGGCGCAGCGCAAACGGATCGTCGAGGCGGGCCCCTATCTGGCCGTCGCCCCGAAGGTCGTCCGGGTGGCGACCGACGTACCGGTCCCGGACGTCGACCTCGCCCTGCCGGACGAGCCGGCCGACCCCGAGCGGCTGGAGGCGCTGGCCGCCCGGTGGGGCCTGGGTGGCGCATTGCAGCGGTTGCTGATCACTCTCGCCCGATGA